DNA sequence from the Desulfobulbaceae bacterium genome:
TCGTATTTTTCATGGTTCTCCCACAACTCAATCTGGGCCATAACCTGATTTGTAAAGGAGTTACTCATGACAAAACTTGGGTGACCAGTTGCACAGCCTAAGTTGACCAGACGGCCTTCAGCTAAGACAATAATGCGTTTACCATCAGGAAAAATAACATGATCAACCTGGGGTTTAATGTTCTCCCACTGCAAATCTCGGATGGAGGCAATATCAATTTCACTGTCAAAATGGCCAATATTACAAACAATGGCCTGATCCTTCATTTGGTCCATGTGAGAGCGTGTAATAACCCGTAAGTTGCCGGTACAGGTAACAAAAATTTCCCCGACCGGGGCCGCATCTTCCATAGTCACAACTCGATACCCTTCCATTGAGGCCTGTAGCGCACAGATAGGATCAATCTCAGTGACTAAAACAGTCGCACCCATGCCGCGCAAGGCCTGTGCACACCCTTTACCAACATCGCCGTACCCGACAATAACAGCGGTTTTGCCAGCAATCATAACATCTGTAGCACGTTTAATACCGTCAATAAGTGACTCTCGGCATCCGTAGAGGTTATCAAATTTAGATTTTGTCACCGAGTCATTAACGTTTATCGCCGGGGTTTTAAGGGTTCCAGCTTTAACCATTTCATAAAGCCGATGGACGCCAGTGGTGGTTTCTTCACTCAGACCGCGAACATCCTTCATAAGTTCCGGATATTTCTCATGCATCATCACAGTCAAATCCCCGCCATCATCCAAAATCAAATTAGGCCGCCAGCCGTTAGGGCCTTCAATTGTCTGCACGATACACCAGTTAAACTCTTCCTCTGTTTCACCTTTCCAGGCAAATGTAGGAATTCCTGCCGCAACCATGGCCGA
Encoded proteins:
- a CDS encoding adenosylhomocysteinase, whose translation is MTSIIETGDYKVADMNLAAWGRKEVAIAETEMPGLMATREQYAGKKPLQGARIAGCLHMTIQTAVLMETLVDLGAEVRWSSCNIFSTQDHAASAMVAAGIPTFAWKGETEEEFNWCIVQTIEGPNGWRPNLILDDGGDLTVMMHEKYPELMKDVRGLSEETTTGVHRLYEMVKAGTLKTPAINVNDSVTKSKFDNLYGCRESLIDGIKRATDVMIAGKTAVIVGYGDVGKGCAQALRGMGATVLVTEIDPICALQASMEGYRVVTMEDAAPVGEIFVTCTGNLRVITRSHMDQMKDQAIVCNIGHFDSEIDIASIRDLQWENIKPQVDHVIFPDGKRIIVLAEGRLVNLGCATGHPSFVMSNSFTNQVMAQIELWENHEKYENKVYFLPKTLDEKVARLHLQKVGAKLTTMTKEQADYLGLSVDGPYKPDHYRY